In Labeo rohita strain BAU-BD-2019 unplaced genomic scaffold, IGBB_LRoh.1.0 scaffold_1547, whole genome shotgun sequence, the following proteins share a genomic window:
- the LOC127158528 gene encoding polymeric immunoglobulin receptor-like yields MKILLIFFTFYLISGAVKDIDVTGYSGGSVLVDSGKRWFSDSVKNMFKLPEWRAIINDSSPDQCINEGRFTLFPNKERNLMIWIRNLNQQDAGRYWIWVRDQWYIDMTLNVKEDSCCKVAKKVIVNSSETAIFSCEYSQNHINDPKIIFKEEKDSIETIYSRLKMNRRFSISDDKHKNIFSVRITAVTPDDGGVYLCGVWIDRQSYSYSVINTVHLHIIDSCCGESKTVRVNSGETSAFSCEYSADQRYFRKIIFRTRNNITDEVISTNDKWYQKERLSIYDNKQKDFSVRITAVTPDDGGVYLCAVWINTHPYSYYIITTVQLHIITKVSVSRVSGYSGGGLMIKCEHPQYKTKPKYICKESDGCSERKNPGVQDEWMENGDVSLYDDTRAGVLMVFFRELKAADAGTYRCGVNVSHYTERFTELQLNVKHDAKYPKSVTESVYLGEEINITCQIPEEHEVHFCKEDDNHICQNISSSKVTQMNGSSERNEERVFTVIISNVSVRDAGVYWCGAETRDTNLTFISLNTKIQLNIINFSMIIIISVCVILLLISGFTWDLSIVLRAQRSPLFEPLHSANL; encoded by the exons ATGAAGATCCTCCTCATCTTCTTCACTTTCTACCTGATCTCAG GTGCAGTAAAAGACATTGATGTGACTGGATATTCTGGAGGAAGTGTTCTTGTTGATTCTGGGAAACGTTGGTTCAGTGAttctgttaaaaacatgtttaaactaCCTGAGTGGAGAGCAATAATAAATGATTCTAGCCCTGATCAATGCATTAATGAAGGAAGATTCACACTGTTTCCCAACAAAGAGAGAAACCTCATGATCTGGATTAGAAATTTGAATCAACAAGATGCTGGAAGATACTGGATCTGGGTTCGTGACCAGTGGTACATTGATATGACTTTGAATGTCAAAGAAG ATTCATGTTGTAAAGTGGCAAAGAAAGTGATAGTGAATAGTAGTGAAACTGCCATCTTCAGTTGTGAATATTCACAGAATCACATTAATGATCCCAAAATCATATTCAAAGAAGAAAAAGACTCCATTGAGACGATTTACAGCAGGTTGAAGATGAACAGAAGATTCAGTATTTCTGAtgacaaacataaaaacatcttCAGTGTGAGAATTACTGCTGTGACACCAGATGATGGAGGAGTTTATTTATGTGGAGTTTGGATTGACAGACAATCGTACAGTTACTCTGTTATTAATACTGTTCATCTGCATATTATAG ATTCATGTTGTGGGGAATCAAAGACAGTAAGAGTAAATAGTGGAGAAACCTCTGCTTTCAGCTGTGAATATTCAGCGGATCAAAGGTATTTTAGAAAGATCATATTCAGAACAAGAAACAACATCACTGATGAGGTGATCTCCACTAATGACAAATGGTATCAGAAAGAAAGACTCAGCATTTATGATAACAAACAGAAAGActtcagtgtgagaatcactgCTGTGACACCAGATGACGGAGGAGTTTATTTATGTGCTGTTTGGATCAACACACACCCGTACAGTTACTACATTATTACTACTGTTCAGCTACATATCATTA CTAAAGTGAGCGTGTCTAGAGTGAGCGGCTACTCAGGAGGTGGTTTGATGATCAAGTGTGAACATCCTCAatacaaaaccaaaccaaaatacATCTGTAAAGAATCAGATGGATGTTCAGAGAGGAAGAATCCAGGAGTTcaggatgaatggatggagaATGGAGATGTTTCTTTATATGACGACACCAGAGCAGGAGTCTTGATGGTGTTTTTTAGAGAACTGAAAGCTGCAGATGCTGGAACATACAGGTGTGGAGTGAATGTATCTCACTATACTGAGAGATTCACTGAACTTCAGCTGAACGTCAAACATG ATGCAAAATATCCAAAGAGTGTAACTGAATCTGTGTATCTTGGTGAAGAAATCAACATCACCTGTCAGATCCCAGAGGAACATGAAGTTCATTTCTGCAAAGAGGATGATAATCACATCTGTCAAAACATCAGCTCATCTAAAGTGACACAAATGAATGGTTCATCTGAGAGAAATGAAGAGAGAGTTTTTACAGTGATCATCAGTAATGTGAGTGTGAGAGATGCTGGAGTTTACTGGTGTGGAGCAGAAACCAGAGACACAAATTTGACTTTCATCTCCCTGAACACTAAAATTCAGCTCAACATCATCA atttctcCATGATCATCattattagtgtgtgtgtgattctgCTGCTGATCAGTGGATTCACCTGGGACTTATCCATAGTCCTAAGGGCCCAACGGAGCCCTCTATTTGAGCCGCTCCACTCTGCCAATCTGTAG